In the genome of bacterium, the window TTATTTCTGCGGCCTCTCAGGCAAATTTGGGACTATTTTTAATTGAATACGAGAAAGGAAAAATAAAGGGCAGCTTGAGATCAGAGCCTTTTAAAGGAAAAAGTGTGGACAAAGTTGCAGAAGCTC includes:
- a CDS encoding DHHA1 domain-containing protein, encoding ISAASQANLGLFLIEYEKGKIKGSLRSEPFKGKSVDKVAEALGGGGHPYAAGFSQEGTIEEVLKKVLDLLE